In a genomic window of Salminus brasiliensis chromosome 12, fSalBra1.hap2, whole genome shotgun sequence:
- the LOC140573481 gene encoding transcription factor Sox-9-B-like, which translates to MNLLDPYVKMADERDKGLRDAPSPSGDSDDSGAASPCPSASGSDTENTRPVDMHDDFKKDDEEKFPVCIRDAVSQVLKGYDWTLVPMPVRVNGSSKNKPHVKRPMNAFMVWAQAARRKLADQYPHLHNAELSKTLGKLWRLLNEGEKRPFVEEAERLRVQHKKDHPDYKYQPRRRKSVKNGQTESEEGEQTHISPNAIFKALQQADSPASSMGEVHSPSDHSGQSQGPPTPPTTPKTDLPGSKPDLKREGRPLQEGAGRQLNIDFRDVDIGELSSDVISNIETIDVNEFDQYLPPHGHPGVPANAQAYSTGYGLTSSAGWMSKQQQQPQQQHSLTPLTPADQSQAQQRPAQIKTEQLSPSHYSDQGQGSPQHVAYGSFNLQHYSTSSYPSVARNQYDYTDHHGGSYYSHAAGQGSGLYSTFSYMSPGQRPMYTPIADTTGVPSVPQTHSPQHWEQPVYTQLSRP; encoded by the exons ATGAATCTACTCGACCCGTACGTGAAGATGGCCGACGAGCGGGACAAGGGTCTCCGCGACGCCCCCAGCCCAAGCGGAGACTCCGACGACTCCGGCGCCGCCTCGCCGTGTCCGTCCGCCTCGGGCTCGGACACCGAGAACACGAGGCCAGTCGACATGCACGACGATTTTAAGAAGGACGACGAGGAGAAGTTCCCAGTGTGCATCCGGGACGCGGTGTCGCAGGTGCTCAAGGGCTACGACTGGACGCTCGTGCCCATGCCCGTGCGCGTCAACGGCTCGAGCAAGAACAAGCCGCACGTGAAGAGGCCCATGAACGCGTTTATGGTGTGGGCGCAGGCAGCGCGGAGAAAGCTCGCGGACCAGTATCCCCATCTGCACAACGCAGAGCTCAGCAAGACCCTGGGCAAACTGTGGAG GCTGCTGAATGAAGGTGAGAAGCGTCCGTTCGTGGAGGAGGCCGAGCGCCTGCGGGTGCAGCACAAGAAGGACCACCCTGACTACAAGTACCAGCCGAGGCGGAGAAAGTCGGTGAAGAACGGGCAGACGGAGTCAGAGGAGGGCGAGCAAACCCACATCTCGCCCAATGCCATCTTCAAAGCTCTGCAGCAAGCCGACTCTCCAGCCTCCAGCATGGGCGAAGTGCACTCCCCCTCAGATCATTCAG GCCAGTCCCAGGGTCCTCCAACGCCACCCACGACCCCCAAAACAGACCTGCCTGGCAGCAAGCCAGACCTGAAGCGCGAGGGCCGCCCCCTGCAGGAGGGTGCTGGCCGGCAGCTCAACATCGACTTCCGGGATGTGGACATCGGTGAGCTGAGCAGCGACGTCATCTCCAACATCGAGACCATTGACGTAAACGAGTTCGACCAGTACTTGCCACCGCATGGTCATCCAGGGGTTCCTGCCAATGCCCAGGCCTACTCCACTGGTTATGGCCTTACCAGCTCAGCTGGCTGGATGTCcaaacagcagcaacagccGCAGCAGCAGCATTCCTTGACCCCACTAACCCCGGCAGATCAAAGCCAGGCCCAGCAGCGCCCTGCGCAGATCAAGACAGAGCAGCTGAGCCCTAGCCACTACAGCGACCAAGGCCAGGGTTCTCCACAGCATGTGGCCTATGGCTCCTTCAACCTGCAGCACTACAGCACATCGTCCTACCCGTCCGTGGCCCGCAACCAGTACGATTACACTGACCACCATGGCGGCTCCTACTACAGCCACGCTGCAGGCCAGGGTTCCGGCCTTTACTCCACTTTCAGCTACATGAGTCCAGGGCAGAGGCCCATGTACACCCCAATCGCAGACACGACCGGGGTACCGTCAGTGCCTCAGACCCACAGTCCCCAGCATTGGGAGCAACCCGTCTATACCCAGCTGTCTCGGCCTTAA